One window from the genome of Nocardioides panaciterrulae encodes:
- a CDS encoding acyltransferase domain-containing protein, with translation MLVIVAPGQGAQTPGFLSPWLEDQTFASRFAWLATVAGVDLAHYGTEADAETIRDTRIAQPLLVATGLVAALELFPHPADAFDQIGAVAGHSVGELTAAAGARAITAEQAMVLVRERGIAMAEAAAATPTGMTAILGGDREEILAALERHGLTPANDNGPGQIVAAGTREQLEALAADPPAKARLMPLSVAGAFHTEHMAPAVGHLSRLAVSVSVHDPRIPVISNKDGQIVHHGPAVLRRMVGQIASPVRWDLCLETMSDLGVTGILEMPPAGTLTGIAKRALKGVETFALKTPDQLDAARAFCQKHGEGSVIDTAPTWRMVVSPAKGTFHLDSTAAALDMLAPGAPIGDVASLRDRISVTASHGGQVVEWLVEDGDLVSPGQPLIRLHPEGAQ, from the coding sequence GTGCTCGTGATCGTCGCTCCCGGCCAAGGCGCCCAGACGCCCGGATTCCTCTCCCCCTGGCTGGAGGACCAGACGTTCGCCTCGCGCTTCGCCTGGCTCGCCACCGTCGCCGGGGTCGACCTCGCCCACTACGGCACCGAGGCCGACGCCGAGACCATCCGTGACACCCGGATCGCCCAGCCGCTGCTGGTCGCGACCGGCCTCGTGGCCGCCCTCGAGCTCTTCCCGCACCCCGCGGACGCGTTCGACCAGATCGGCGCGGTCGCCGGCCACAGCGTCGGTGAGCTGACCGCGGCCGCCGGTGCCCGCGCGATCACCGCCGAGCAGGCGATGGTGCTGGTGCGCGAGCGCGGCATCGCCATGGCCGAGGCGGCGGCCGCGACCCCGACCGGCATGACGGCGATCCTCGGCGGCGACCGCGAGGAGATCCTCGCGGCGCTCGAGCGGCACGGCCTCACACCGGCCAACGACAACGGCCCCGGGCAGATCGTCGCCGCCGGCACCCGCGAGCAGCTCGAGGCGCTCGCCGCCGACCCGCCGGCGAAGGCCCGGCTGATGCCGCTCAGCGTCGCCGGCGCCTTCCACACCGAGCACATGGCCCCGGCCGTCGGCCACCTGTCCCGGCTGGCGGTGTCGGTCTCGGTGCACGACCCGCGGATCCCGGTCATCTCGAACAAGGACGGCCAGATCGTCCACCACGGACCCGCCGTGCTGCGCCGCATGGTCGGCCAGATCGCCAGTCCGGTGCGCTGGGACCTCTGCCTGGAGACCATGTCCGATCTCGGCGTCACCGGCATCTTGGAGATGCCGCCCGCAGGCACGCTGACCGGCATCGCCAAGCGCGCGCTCAAGGGCGTCGAGACCTTCGCGCTGAAGACCCCCGACCAGCTCGACGCCGCCCGCGCCTTCTGCCAGAAGCACGGCGAGGGGTCGGTGATCGACACCGCGCCCACCTGGCGCATGGTGGTCTCCCCCGCCAAGGGCACCTTCCATCTCGACAGCACCGCCGCCGCGCTCGACATGCTGGCGCCCGGCGCCCCGATCGGCGACGTGGCGAGCCTGCGTGACCGGATCAGCGTGACCGCCTCCCACGGCGGCCAGGTGGTCGAGTGGCTGGTCGAGGACGGCGACCTGGTCTCGCCGGGCCAGCCCCTGATCCGCCTGCACCCCGAAGGAGCCCAGTGA
- a CDS encoding alpha/beta fold hydrolase yields MSRTQPSNRPSNRQDVQYVTLHGHRRAYVKVGEGPVVLLLHGLGCDHTTWAPVIDTLARRYTVIAPDLLGHGRSAKPRADYSVGGYANAMRDLLTVLGIDRATVVGHSFGGGVAMQFAYQFPERTERLMLVASGGLGPEVTPAIRAITTPGFHQVMGLLTLPGVRHAGKVGLRALSHAPCSYTRDLDEVAEIYDSFKDSSARHAIRHVVRAVVDWRGQIVTMADRAYLTEAMPMAVVWGEQDRVIPVRHAGNAGSFAPYARVEVIPNAGHFPHKDHPQRFVRIVNEFIRSTQPATYSRDRFRRLLRDGHAGGAGEAAEAAETAEIATVTALPSA; encoded by the coding sequence GTGTCCCGCACGCAGCCCAGCAACAGGCCCAGCAACAGGCAGGACGTCCAGTACGTCACGCTCCACGGCCACCGGCGCGCCTACGTCAAGGTGGGCGAGGGGCCGGTCGTGCTGCTGCTGCACGGCCTCGGGTGCGACCACACGACCTGGGCGCCGGTGATCGACACGCTGGCCCGCCGCTACACCGTCATCGCCCCTGACCTGCTGGGTCACGGCCGGTCGGCCAAGCCGCGGGCCGACTACAGCGTCGGCGGCTACGCCAACGCGATGCGTGACCTGCTCACGGTCCTCGGCATCGACCGCGCGACCGTCGTCGGGCACAGCTTCGGCGGCGGCGTGGCGATGCAGTTCGCCTACCAGTTCCCCGAGCGGACCGAGCGGCTGATGCTCGTCGCCTCGGGCGGCCTGGGTCCCGAGGTGACGCCCGCGATCCGGGCGATCACCACGCCCGGCTTCCACCAGGTGATGGGCCTGCTCACGCTGCCCGGCGTACGCCACGCCGGCAAGGTCGGCCTGCGTGCCCTCTCGCACGCGCCGTGCAGCTACACCCGCGACCTCGACGAGGTCGCCGAGATCTACGACTCCTTCAAGGACTCCTCGGCCCGGCACGCCATCCGCCACGTGGTGCGCGCCGTGGTCGACTGGCGCGGCCAGATCGTGACGATGGCCGACCGTGCCTACCTGACCGAGGCGATGCCGATGGCTGTCGTGTGGGGGGAGCAGGACCGGGTCATCCCCGTGCGGCACGCAGGCAACGCCGGCTCGTTCGCGCCGTACGCCCGCGTCGAGGTGATCCCGAACGCCGGTCACTTCCCGCACAAGGACCACCCGCAGCGGTTCGTGCGGATCGTCAACGAGTTCATCCGCTCCACCCAGCCCGCGACCTACAGCCGGGACCGCTTCCGCCGACTGCTCCGCGACGGCCACGCCGGTGGGGCCGGTGAAGCCGCGGAAGCCGCTGAAACCGCTGAGATCGCGACAGTCACGGCGCTGCCGAGCGCTTAG
- the fabF gene encoding beta-ketoacyl-ACP synthase II, which translates to MSRTRVVVTGLGTTSPLGGDVASTWDGLVNGRSGVRHLTEEWAEALPVKIAARVAVEPTEVLERVKARRLDRSSQFAMVATMEAWHDAGLDALQESGDLDGDRVGVAMASGIGGVNTLLDNYDLLREKGPRRVSPLAVPMLMPNAPAANISLYVGARAAVNTPVSACASGNEGIALAVDQIRLGRADVVVAGGTEAAIHPLPMAAFANMMALSKNTADPTTVSRPWDTGRDGFVLGEGAGVLVLESEEHARARGARIYAEVLGAGITADSHDIAQPDPAGRGGARAIVRALQEAQIEPKDIVHINAHATSTPQGDIAEGLMIHATLGQHADNVVVTSTKSMTGHLLGGAGALESIATILAIQHRVVPPTINLDNLDPQVELDIPTSPRKLPDGDIAALNNSFGFGGANVAVAFGSFS; encoded by the coding sequence ATGAGCCGCACAAGAGTCGTGGTGACCGGTCTCGGCACCACCAGCCCCCTCGGCGGAGACGTCGCCAGCACCTGGGACGGGCTCGTGAACGGGCGTTCCGGGGTCCGGCACCTGACCGAGGAGTGGGCCGAGGCCCTGCCGGTGAAGATCGCCGCCCGCGTCGCGGTCGAGCCGACCGAGGTGCTCGAGCGCGTGAAGGCGCGTCGGCTGGACCGCTCCTCGCAGTTCGCGATGGTCGCGACCATGGAGGCCTGGCACGACGCCGGCCTCGACGCACTGCAGGAGTCCGGCGACCTCGACGGCGACCGGGTGGGCGTCGCGATGGCCTCGGGCATCGGTGGCGTGAACACGCTGCTGGACAACTACGACCTGCTCCGGGAGAAGGGCCCCCGCCGGGTCTCCCCGCTGGCCGTGCCGATGCTGATGCCGAATGCTCCCGCGGCCAACATCAGCCTCTACGTCGGCGCCCGCGCCGCCGTGAACACGCCCGTCTCCGCGTGCGCGTCCGGCAACGAGGGCATCGCCCTGGCCGTCGACCAGATCCGCCTCGGCCGCGCCGACGTGGTCGTCGCGGGCGGCACCGAGGCCGCGATCCACCCGCTGCCGATGGCGGCGTTCGCGAACATGATGGCGCTGTCGAAGAACACCGCCGACCCGACGACGGTCTCCCGTCCCTGGGACACCGGTCGGGACGGCTTCGTGCTCGGCGAGGGCGCCGGCGTGCTCGTCCTGGAGTCCGAGGAGCACGCCCGGGCCCGCGGGGCGCGGATCTACGCCGAGGTGCTCGGCGCCGGCATCACCGCCGACTCCCACGACATCGCGCAGCCCGACCCGGCCGGTCGCGGCGGCGCCCGGGCCATCGTCCGGGCGTTGCAGGAGGCCCAGATCGAGCCGAAGGACATCGTCCACATCAACGCCCACGCCACGTCCACCCCGCAGGGCGACATCGCCGAGGGCCTGATGATCCACGCGACCCTCGGCCAGCACGCCGACAACGTCGTGGTGACCAGCACCAAGTCGATGACCGGCCACCTGCTCGGTGGCGCCGGCGCGTTGGAGTCGATCGCGACGATCCTGGCGATCCAGCACCGGGTGGTGCCTCCGACCATCAACCTGGACAACCTCGACCCGCAGGTCGAGCTCGACATCCCGACCAGTCCCCGCAAGCTGCCGGACGGCGACATCGCGGCGCTGAACAACTCCTTCGGCTTCGGCGGCGCCAACGTCGCGGTCGCCTTCGGGAGCTTCTCGTGA
- a CDS encoding beta-ketoacyl-ACP synthase III, producing the protein MTALKTASGAQHAALLGVGSYRPSRVVPNAEIVEAIDSSDEWIQQRSGIKQRRWATPEETVRMMAVEASRKALDAAGIDARQIECVIVATVSHMLQTPAVATLVAHDLGTDNAAAFDISAACAGFCHGVGMAADLVRGGSAGHVLVIGVERLSDLTDVGDRGTAFIFADGAGAAVVGPSETPGIGPVVWGSQGEHFDHIRQREDWRDVIASEKPRMPHLVMLGNPVFRWAAYAMAKVGQEALDRAGITADQLDVFVPHQANMRIIDALARSMKLPATVKIARDIAEMGNTSAASVPLALDRMIAEGQARSGETALLIAFGAGLAYAAQVVTVP; encoded by the coding sequence ATGACCGCCCTGAAGACCGCCTCCGGCGCCCAGCACGCCGCCCTCCTCGGGGTCGGCTCCTACCGACCCTCGCGGGTGGTCCCCAACGCCGAGATCGTCGAGGCCATCGACTCCAGCGACGAGTGGATCCAGCAGCGCTCCGGGATCAAGCAGCGCCGGTGGGCCACGCCCGAGGAGACGGTGCGGATGATGGCCGTGGAGGCCTCCCGCAAGGCGCTCGACGCCGCCGGGATCGACGCCCGGCAGATCGAGTGCGTCATCGTCGCCACCGTCAGCCACATGCTGCAGACCCCCGCCGTCGCCACCCTGGTCGCGCACGACCTCGGCACCGACAACGCGGCCGCGTTCGACATCTCCGCGGCGTGCGCGGGCTTCTGCCACGGTGTCGGCATGGCCGCCGACCTGGTCCGCGGCGGCAGTGCGGGGCACGTGCTCGTGATCGGCGTGGAGCGGCTCTCCGACCTCACCGACGTCGGCGACCGCGGGACCGCCTTCATCTTCGCCGACGGCGCGGGCGCCGCGGTGGTCGGCCCGAGCGAGACGCCCGGGATCGGCCCCGTCGTGTGGGGCAGCCAGGGCGAGCACTTCGACCACATCCGGCAGCGCGAGGACTGGCGGGACGTGATCGCCTCCGAGAAGCCGCGGATGCCCCACCTGGTGATGCTCGGCAACCCGGTCTTCCGCTGGGCCGCCTACGCCATGGCCAAGGTCGGCCAGGAGGCGCTCGACCGGGCCGGGATCACCGCGGACCAGCTGGACGTGTTCGTGCCCCACCAGGCCAACATGCGCATCATCGACGCGCTCGCCCGCTCGATGAAGCTGCCGGCGACCGTGAAGATCGCTCGCGACATCGCCGAGATGGGCAACACCTCCGCGGCCTCGGTCCCGCTGGCCCTGGACCGCATGATCGCCGAGGGCCAGGCCAGGAGCGGCGAGACCGCGCTCCTGATCGCCTTCGGCGCCGGCCTCGCCTACGCCGCGCAGGTCGTCACCGTTCCCTGA
- a CDS encoding carboxyl transferase domain-containing protein, which translates to MTSTTEKTPARPVKLPREQDPRNPVARLTALLDEGTLELITPDDDSGMLAAVGQVDGTRVVAFCSDATVMGGAMGDVGCRVVVDAYHRAMTDNIPIIGLWHSGGARLAEGVLSLHAVGRIFHVMTQASGKIPQVSVVLGPAAGGAAYGPALTDVVILGPEGRIFVTGPDVVRSVTGEDVDMLRLGGPEPHGRRSGVVHILTESEREALDRARRVASLLGSQGSLVLDQVEDRDLAALLPESRKRAYDVHPLVESLLDEGTMQELHARWAPNIVTALGRFGGRTVGVVANNPLRLGGCLDSLSAEKASRFVRMCDALGVPLIVVVDVPGYLPGVGQEWDGVVRRGAKLLHAFGECVVPRVTLVTRKTYGGAYIAMNARSLGATKVFAWPGAEVAVMGAIAAIRILHRRKLAEVSPDIRPRVEAELAAEHESIAGGVDKAVEIGVVDQVVEPAATRSAIARAIDDAVQSGGVRRGIHGNIPL; encoded by the coding sequence GTGACCTCGACCACCGAGAAGACCCCGGCCAGGCCGGTCAAGCTGCCGCGCGAGCAGGACCCCCGCAACCCGGTCGCCCGGCTCACCGCGTTGCTCGACGAGGGCACGCTCGAGCTGATCACGCCCGACGACGACTCCGGCATGCTGGCCGCCGTCGGCCAGGTCGACGGCACCCGCGTCGTGGCGTTCTGCTCCGACGCGACCGTGATGGGCGGCGCCATGGGTGACGTCGGCTGCCGGGTCGTGGTGGACGCCTACCACCGCGCCATGACCGACAACATCCCGATCATCGGGCTGTGGCACTCCGGTGGTGCCCGGCTGGCCGAGGGCGTGCTGTCGCTGCACGCCGTCGGGCGGATCTTCCACGTCATGACCCAGGCCTCCGGGAAGATCCCGCAGGTCTCGGTGGTGCTCGGTCCCGCCGCCGGTGGTGCGGCCTACGGTCCCGCCCTCACCGACGTGGTGATCCTGGGCCCCGAGGGCCGGATCTTCGTCACGGGCCCCGACGTCGTGCGCTCGGTCACCGGCGAGGACGTCGACATGCTCCGCCTGGGCGGTCCCGAGCCGCACGGCCGGCGCTCCGGCGTCGTGCACATCCTCACCGAGTCCGAGCGGGAGGCGCTCGACCGCGCTCGCCGCGTGGCCTCGCTGCTGGGCTCCCAGGGCAGCCTGGTCCTCGACCAGGTCGAGGACCGGGACCTCGCGGCCCTGCTGCCGGAGTCCAGGAAGCGCGCCTACGACGTCCACCCGCTGGTGGAGTCCCTGCTCGACGAGGGCACGATGCAGGAGCTGCACGCGCGCTGGGCGCCCAACATCGTCACCGCGCTCGGTCGCTTCGGCGGCCGCACCGTCGGCGTGGTCGCCAACAACCCGCTCCGCCTCGGCGGCTGCCTGGACTCGCTGTCCGCGGAGAAGGCGTCCCGGTTCGTCCGGATGTGTGACGCGCTGGGGGTGCCGCTGATCGTGGTGGTGGACGTTCCCGGCTACCTGCCGGGCGTGGGCCAGGAGTGGGACGGCGTCGTACGACGCGGCGCCAAGCTGCTCCACGCCTTCGGCGAGTGCGTCGTGCCCCGAGTCACGCTGGTCACCCGCAAGACGTACGGCGGCGCCTACATCGCGATGAACGCGCGGTCCCTCGGGGCGACCAAGGTGTTCGCCTGGCCGGGCGCCGAGGTGGCCGTCATGGGCGCGATCGCCGCCATCCGCATCCTGCACCGGCGCAAGCTGGCCGAGGTCTCCCCCGACATCCGCCCGCGGGTGGAGGCCGAGCTGGCCGCCGAGCACGAGAGCATCGCCGGCGGCGTCGACAAGGCCGTCGAGATCGGCGTCGTCGACCAGGTGGTGGAGCCCGCGGCGACCCGGTCGGCCATCGCGCGGGCGATCGACGACGCGGTCCAGTCCGGCGGAGTGCGCCGCGGCATCCACGGGAACATCCCGCTCTGA
- a CDS encoding acyl carrier protein, with the protein MATTEEIRADLADIVNEVAGIDADEVQLDKSFVDDLDVDSLSMVEVVVAAEEKFGVSIPDDEVKNLKTVGDAVAFIERAQG; encoded by the coding sequence ATGGCCACCACCGAAGAGATCCGTGCCGACCTCGCCGACATCGTCAACGAGGTCGCCGGCATCGACGCCGACGAGGTCCAGCTCGACAAGTCCTTCGTGGACGACCTCGACGTCGACTCCCTGTCCATGGTCGAGGTCGTCGTCGCCGCCGAGGAGAAGTTCGGCGTCTCCATCCCCGACGACGAGGTGAAGAACCTCAAGACCGTCGGTGACGCCGTCGCGTTCATCGAGCGCGCCCAGGGCTGA
- a CDS encoding PP2C family protein-serine/threonine phosphatase encodes MLRFSGRGVTNTGLVREHNEDAAFVGPYLALVADGVGGAAAGEIAAATTAYVVAATALAHLRGGAFDVAPQRLLQDAAEAARANLVAGVAVDERRRGMATTLSAVVCDGRRVVLGHVGDSRVYLYREARLRQLSHDHTWVQKLLDEGRITTEVAARHPWRNVVVRSLDGSGVMPVDLDLVEVEVLEGDRLLLCSDGLTDLVGPEGLAAALALPDPAEAAEELEQRALAAGGHDNVTCLVLDLVHGPVVVGDGQLLGAVADPANIVDPAAVHLV; translated from the coding sequence ATGCTTCGATTCTCGGGAAGAGGCGTCACGAACACCGGACTGGTGCGCGAGCACAACGAGGACGCGGCGTTCGTCGGCCCCTACCTCGCGCTGGTCGCCGACGGAGTCGGAGGCGCGGCTGCCGGCGAGATCGCCGCCGCGACCACGGCGTACGTCGTTGCCGCCACCGCGCTGGCGCACCTGCGCGGCGGCGCGTTCGACGTCGCCCCGCAGCGCCTCCTGCAGGACGCCGCGGAAGCGGCGCGGGCCAACCTGGTCGCGGGCGTGGCGGTCGACGAGCGCCGCCGGGGGATGGCCACGACCCTGTCGGCGGTCGTCTGCGACGGCCGTCGGGTGGTGCTCGGACATGTCGGGGACTCCCGGGTCTACCTCTACCGGGAGGCTCGGCTCCGCCAGCTCTCCCACGACCACACCTGGGTCCAGAAGCTGCTCGACGAGGGCCGCATCACCACCGAGGTCGCGGCCCGGCATCCCTGGCGCAACGTGGTGGTCCGCTCCCTGGACGGGAGCGGGGTCATGCCGGTCGACCTGGACCTGGTCGAGGTGGAGGTCCTCGAAGGTGACCGGCTGCTGCTATGCAGCGACGGCCTCACCGACCTCGTCGGCCCGGAGGGCCTCGCCGCGGCGTTGGCGCTGCCTGACCCGGCCGAGGCCGCCGAGGAGCTGGAGCAGCGCGCCCTCGCGGCCGGGGGCCACGACAACGTGACCTGCCTGGTCCTCGACCTGGTGCACGGACCCGTGGTGGTGGGGGACGGGCAGCTGCTCGGCGCCGTTGCCGACCCCGCGAACATCGTCGATCCCGCCGCCGTCCACCTCGTCTGA
- a CDS encoding DUF3145 domain-containing protein — MVTTSTATRPNGVATRGIMYVHSAPSALCPHVEWAVGGVLGMPVSLDWTPQPAQGGTYRAELSWTGSAGSAAAVASALRGWNHLRFEITEEPTSSSEGARYSYTPELGVFHAVTGLHGDIMIPEDRLKAAVVKAALGDTTVLLEIDKLLGKPWDDELETFRHAGEGAPVRWLHQVV, encoded by the coding sequence ATGGTGACCACAAGCACTGCCACCCGCCCGAACGGTGTCGCGACCAGGGGCATCATGTATGTCCACTCGGCGCCGTCCGCGTTGTGCCCGCACGTGGAGTGGGCTGTCGGCGGTGTCCTGGGCATGCCCGTCAGCCTGGACTGGACACCGCAGCCTGCCCAGGGGGGCACCTACCGCGCCGAGCTGTCCTGGACAGGCTCGGCCGGGTCTGCTGCCGCCGTCGCGTCCGCGCTGCGTGGCTGGAACCACCTGCGCTTCGAGATCACCGAGGAGCCGACGTCGTCCTCCGAGGGCGCGCGATACTCCTACACCCCGGAGCTCGGTGTGTTCCACGCCGTCACGGGTCTGCACGGCGACATCATGATCCCCGAGGACCGTCTCAAGGCCGCCGTGGTCAAGGCGGCCCTGGGCGACACCACGGTGCTCCTCGAGATCGACAAGCTGCTCGGCAAGCCGTGGGACGACGAGCTCGAGACCTTCCGGCACGCGGGCGAGGGCGCCCCGGTCCGGTGGCTGCACCAGGTGGTGTGA
- a CDS encoding helix-turn-helix domain-containing protein produces the protein MSPASPVVPSLRAADVLQRSTGALSTSAMARMETDLPWFRDLSAEDRSWVGVIVQAGIRGFVDWYRREGGRPGPGSSAVATSVFGAAPRALAGVINLQQTVDLVRLSIEVVESNIDAIVEPDDAPDVHAGVLRYAREVAFATAEVYARAAELRGAWDARLEALVVDAVLRSEADETLLSRASALGWTARGDVAVVLGDVPAQRTETDLFDEVRRCARAAGMDALCAVQGERLVVVLGGVDDPRVAAESVAALFGDGPVIVGPVAVDLGRAHLSARAASAAHRAASGWPQAPRPVRSIELLPERALAGDGHARRHLVDEVYLPLVRARGTLIETLSAYFERGASIEATGRALFVHANTVRYRLRQVAELTGYAPAQPRDAFILEIALILGRQSGRGEPPATQTDL, from the coding sequence GTGTCCCCCGCCTCGCCGGTCGTGCCCAGCCTCCGCGCCGCTGACGTGCTCCAGCGGTCGACCGGCGCGTTGAGCACCTCGGCGATGGCGCGGATGGAGACCGACCTTCCCTGGTTCCGCGACCTCAGCGCCGAGGACCGCTCGTGGGTGGGGGTGATCGTTCAGGCCGGCATCCGCGGCTTCGTCGACTGGTACCGCCGCGAGGGCGGCCGCCCCGGGCCCGGCAGCAGCGCGGTCGCCACCTCGGTGTTCGGCGCGGCCCCCCGGGCGCTGGCCGGGGTCATCAACCTGCAGCAGACCGTCGACCTGGTCCGGCTCTCGATCGAGGTCGTCGAGAGCAACATCGACGCGATCGTCGAGCCCGACGACGCCCCCGACGTGCACGCCGGCGTGCTGCGCTACGCCCGCGAGGTCGCGTTCGCCACCGCCGAGGTCTACGCCCGCGCCGCGGAGCTGCGGGGCGCCTGGGACGCCCGCCTCGAGGCGCTCGTCGTCGACGCGGTGCTGCGCTCGGAGGCCGACGAGACCCTGCTGTCCCGCGCGAGCGCGCTCGGCTGGACCGCGCGCGGGGACGTGGCGGTGGTCCTGGGCGACGTGCCGGCCCAGCGCACCGAGACCGACCTGTTCGACGAGGTACGCCGCTGCGCGCGCGCCGCGGGGATGGACGCCCTGTGCGCGGTGCAGGGCGAGCGCCTCGTGGTGGTCCTGGGCGGCGTCGACGACCCCCGGGTGGCCGCGGAATCGGTGGCCGCGCTGTTCGGCGACGGACCGGTCATCGTCGGGCCGGTGGCCGTGGACCTCGGACGTGCCCACCTCTCGGCCCGGGCCGCCTCGGCCGCCCACCGGGCCGCGTCCGGATGGCCCCAGGCCCCCCGACCGGTGCGCAGCATCGAGCTCCTCCCGGAGCGGGCGCTGGCCGGCGACGGCCACGCCCGCCGGCACCTGGTCGACGAGGTCTACCTGCCGCTGGTCCGGGCCCGGGGCACGCTGATCGAGACCCTCTCGGCCTACTTCGAGCGCGGGGCCTCCATCGAGGCCACCGGGCGGGCGCTCTTCGTGCATGCCAACACCGTCCGCTACCGCCTGCGCCAGGTCGCCGAGCTCACCGGCTACGCGCCCGCCCAGCCGCGGGACGCCTTCATCCTCGAGATCGCGTTGATCCTGGGCCGTCAGTCCGGCCGCGGTGAGCCGCCCGCCACCCAGACCGATTTGTAG